In the genome of Gemmatimonadota bacterium, one region contains:
- a CDS encoding ABC transporter permease: MSQAPFRALLTSRWRRDLFFRVGVVLVLVIIVAAILAPWLAPHDPFRGDLANDSLAPPGGKFLLGADAQGRDVLSRVLYGARISLLVGIVSQSVAVLLGVTLGLVAGYYRKGIDLLIMRLADITLAFPSLLLLIAVAAAVKPSLPVIFVVIGAVGWAGMARLVRAQVLVLARSDYVNASRALGATDRWILLRHLLPNVQAPVIITATLGIAGAIMAEAALSFVGLGAQPPTPSWGSMVSEGRDLIRVAPWVSVVPGLAVGVAVLGFNLVGDGLREALDPTLERGR, from the coding sequence GGCGTCGCGACCTCTTCTTCCGCGTTGGCGTCGTGCTGGTGCTCGTGATTATCGTCGCCGCGATCCTGGCGCCCTGGCTCGCTCCGCACGATCCCTTTCGCGGCGATCTCGCCAACGATTCGCTCGCCCCACCTGGCGGCAAGTTCCTGCTGGGGGCTGATGCCCAGGGGCGTGACGTGCTCTCCCGCGTGCTCTACGGCGCGCGCATCTCACTCCTCGTCGGCATCGTGTCCCAAAGCGTCGCAGTCCTGCTCGGTGTGACCCTCGGCCTCGTCGCCGGCTACTATCGCAAGGGAATCGATCTGCTGATCATGCGCCTCGCCGACATCACGCTGGCCTTTCCTTCGCTGCTGCTGCTCATTGCCGTCGCGGCAGCAGTGAAGCCGTCGCTGCCCGTGATCTTCGTGGTGATCGGTGCGGTGGGTTGGGCCGGGATGGCGCGCCTCGTCCGGGCCCAGGTGTTGGTGCTGGCGCGAAGCGACTACGTCAATGCTTCGCGGGCACTCGGCGCGACCGATCGCTGGATCCTGCTGCGTCACCTCCTGCCGAACGTGCAGGCGCCGGTGATCATCACGGCCACACTGGGCATCGCCGGAGCGATCATGGCCGAGGCGGCGCTCTCGTTCGTCGGGCTGGGAGCGCAGCCGCCGACGCCGAGCTGGGGTTCGATGGTCTCGGAAGGACGTGACCTGATCCGGGTGGCGCCGTGGGTATCGGTGGTGCCCGGACTTGCTGTCGGAGTCGCCGTGCTCGGCTTCAATCTCGTGGGTGATGGTTTGCGCGAAGCCCTCGATCCGACGCTGGAGCGAGGGCGCTAG
- a CDS encoding class I SAM-dependent methyltransferase, with protein MTGPRIFAPEYYARMRELESGSWWNAAMRDVAERLLSQARLPAQGRLLDVGCGSGQTMSWFRARWPGWETLGLDVARDGLVAAHRGGGERVVGASALDLPMPDGSVDAVITLDVLQHLPLDGGDLQAMREMHRVLRPGGVLFIRTNAQSWPPTDDDPEYKFHKYHTGELRRKLEASGFLVRRVGRVNALLGLAEIPREFRAKRAGGEGYVGLLAELPKRNLLWHAKRAWLGVEGSAVAAGLSLPLGRTLVAVAEARTGGRSQ; from the coding sequence GTGACCGGTCCCCGAATTTTTGCGCCCGAGTACTACGCCAGGATGCGTGAGCTCGAGAGCGGGTCGTGGTGGAATGCCGCGATGCGCGACGTGGCCGAGCGACTCCTGTCACAGGCCCGACTTCCGGCGCAGGGTCGCCTGCTCGATGTGGGCTGCGGTTCTGGCCAGACCATGAGCTGGTTCCGCGCGCGGTGGCCGGGCTGGGAGACGCTGGGGCTCGATGTCGCGCGCGACGGGCTGGTGGCCGCGCATCGTGGCGGCGGTGAGCGGGTTGTCGGTGCCTCGGCGCTCGATCTCCCGATGCCTGATGGAAGCGTTGATGCCGTAATCACCCTCGACGTGCTCCAGCATCTTCCGCTCGACGGGGGCGACCTCCAGGCGATGCGGGAAATGCACCGGGTGCTCCGGCCGGGCGGTGTGCTCTTCATCCGGACGAATGCGCAGTCGTGGCCGCCCACGGACGATGATCCCGAGTATAAGTTCCACAAGTATCACACCGGTGAATTGCGCCGAAAGCTCGAGGCAAGCGGTTTCCTCGTTCGGCGCGTCGGCCGCGTCAATGCGTTGCTGGGCCTCGCCGAGATACCGCGAGAGTTCCGCGCCAAGCGCGCTGGTGGCGAGGGTTATGTCGGGCTGCTCGCCGAGTTGCCGAAGCGCAACCTGCTCTGGCATGCCAAGCGCGCGTGGCTGGGTGTCGAAGGAAGTGCGGTGGCGGCGGGGCTCTCGTTGCCGCTGGGACGAACGTTGGTGGCGGTCGCAGAAGCACGCACTGGAGGGAGATCGCAATGA
- a CDS encoding polysaccharide deacetylase family protein, translating into MRAILTYHAIDRSGSVISVSPEAFASHVAWLASGRVRVVSIAELLALPEDCDAVALTFDDALASVASEAAPLLADAGLHGTVFVVTDHVGGDNRWRGVTDPGIPVAAVLDWDALGRLVESGWSAGSHTRTHPHLPECSDAALADELDGSAEAIAAGLGVTPDIFAYPYGDSDPRSTAAVATRYAAACTTDYLPFDATPDPAMIPRLDAWYFRDGSAFRDWGSRRFRRGIAWRHALRRVRRMIG; encoded by the coding sequence ATGCGCGCGATCCTGACCTACCACGCCATTGATCGTTCCGGCTCGGTCATCTCCGTGAGTCCGGAGGCGTTCGCCTCCCACGTGGCCTGGCTGGCGAGCGGCAGGGTGCGAGTCGTCTCGATTGCCGAGTTGCTCGCATTGCCCGAGGATTGCGACGCCGTGGCGCTCACCTTCGATGATGCGCTGGCATCGGTCGCATCAGAGGCCGCACCGCTCCTCGCCGACGCGGGGCTGCACGGAACCGTGTTTGTCGTGACGGACCACGTTGGCGGAGACAATCGTTGGCGCGGTGTCACCGACCCAGGCATTCCGGTCGCAGCAGTTCTGGACTGGGACGCACTCGGTCGCCTGGTTGAATCAGGATGGAGCGCAGGCTCCCACACGAGGACGCATCCGCACCTTCCCGAATGCAGCGATGCCGCGCTCGCTGATGAGCTCGACGGCTCCGCGGAGGCGATTGCAGCGGGGCTTGGCGTGACGCCAGACATCTTTGCCTATCCCTACGGCGATAGCGACCCGAGGTCGACGGCAGCGGTGGCGACTCGTTACGCGGCAGCCTGCACCACGGACTACTTGCCGTTCGATGCAACGCCTGACCCGGCAATGATCCCCCGACTCGATGCCTGGTACTTCCGCGATGGTTCTGCCTTCCGTGACTGGGGCTCCCGGCGTTTTCGTCGCGGCATCGCGTGGCGACATGCGTTGCGTCGGGTCCGGCGGATGATTGGATGA
- a CDS encoding glycosyltransferase family 4 protein, protein MSGLRICMLTTFYPPFNFGGDGIAVQRLSHALVAAGHQVTVIHDTNAFNALQPAAPLHLPLEDRDGDVRIVRLHSRLGALAPLLVQQCGAPVSHRRQLQRLLAPGEWDVVNFHNVSLLGAPALLDYPRDAVTLYMAHEHWLVCPTHVLWRHRRERCDERQCLRCVLRHHRPPQLWRHTGALQRAVARLDAVIAMSEFSRQKHHAFGLAREMDVLPPFLPREAAPVAAPGGSPHPRPYFFFAGRLERMKGLDDVLEAFRGFDAADLVIAGDGSQRERWQAMAAGMDHVHFLGTIPSAAVERWQQYALAALVPSVGYETFGMVIIEAFRVGTPVIARRIGPFPEIVATAGAGELFDGATDLRVALQRLATDTAYRTSLSTAAMASRERWSAAVVIPKYLEIVARAGRARGHQRVTDLLRQVA, encoded by the coding sequence GTGAGTGGCCTGCGGATCTGCATGCTCACGACATTCTATCCGCCGTTCAACTTCGGCGGGGACGGGATCGCGGTGCAGCGGCTCTCGCACGCGCTGGTGGCGGCGGGTCATCAGGTGACCGTGATCCACGATACCAACGCCTTCAATGCGCTGCAGCCCGCCGCGCCGCTGCACCTCCCGCTTGAAGATCGCGATGGTGACGTCAGGATTGTCCGACTGCATTCCCGTCTGGGCGCGCTCGCTCCGCTGCTGGTCCAGCAGTGCGGCGCCCCGGTAAGTCATCGTCGGCAACTGCAGCGACTGCTGGCGCCGGGTGAGTGGGATGTCGTGAACTTTCACAACGTCTCGCTGCTGGGCGCACCCGCGCTGCTCGATTACCCTCGCGATGCCGTCACTCTTTACATGGCACACGAGCACTGGCTGGTCTGCCCGACTCACGTGCTCTGGCGGCATCGCCGTGAGCGTTGCGACGAGCGGCAGTGTCTCCGCTGCGTACTGCGCCACCATCGCCCGCCACAGCTCTGGCGCCATACCGGTGCGTTGCAACGCGCCGTCGCACGACTCGATGCGGTGATCGCGATGAGCGAGTTCAGTCGCCAGAAGCATCACGCCTTCGGGCTCGCGCGCGAGATGGATGTGCTGCCGCCCTTCCTGCCACGGGAAGCAGCGCCTGTCGCGGCGCCGGGTGGCTCACCCCACCCAAGGCCGTACTTCTTCTTTGCCGGTCGCCTTGAGCGGATGAAAGGGCTCGATGATGTGCTGGAGGCATTCCGCGGCTTCGACGCCGCCGATCTGGTGATTGCGGGAGATGGCAGTCAGCGGGAACGTTGGCAGGCGATGGCGGCGGGTATGGATCACGTACACTTCCTGGGCACGATTCCCTCCGCTGCAGTGGAACGGTGGCAACAGTATGCCCTGGCGGCACTGGTCCCTTCAGTGGGCTACGAAACGTTCGGGATGGTGATTATCGAGGCGTTCCGCGTCGGGACTCCTGTCATCGCGAGACGGATCGGCCCCTTCCCCGAAATCGTGGCGACGGCCGGGGCCGGCGAACTCTTCGACGGCGCGACCGACTTGCGAGTCGCGCTGCAACGTCTCGCGACGGACACGGCCTATCGCACCTCGCTCTCGACCGCCGCCATGGCATCGCGGGAGCGCTGGAGTGCCGCCGTCGTGATTCCGAAGTATCTCGAGATCGTGGCGCGCGCCGGCCGTGCGCGCGGCCACCAACGCGTGACCGACCTCCTTCGGCAGGTCGCCTGA
- a CDS encoding methyltransferase domain-containing protein — MSTLPRTLCPRCRGELQVTADAQHCTNCGHDYPVVAGIPDLRIAPDPWIDFADDRAKGVSVDSRAAPGFEAAVREYWRQTPATTAADAERHIDHVLGAAKRSRQWLSALHHEPAAGEVWLDLGCGTADLACAAPAQVSVVGLDIAFRWLVVARRRLAEAGRTDPLVCGNAEALPYPAQSFDRVIALGLLEHCADLDPIFSEVARVLKPGGRFHARASNRFTLLREPHVGVWGVGFVPRALADGYVRALGGSGYQHHSPHSAAAISAAMQRAGLRDIAVTAAQMLGAEAHRLPRWLAPVVPLYDAARSRPIARSLTRLVAPMLEAEGVAP, encoded by the coding sequence GTGAGCACGCTGCCCCGGACCCTCTGCCCGCGCTGCCGTGGTGAGCTGCAAGTGACGGCTGATGCCCAGCACTGCACGAACTGCGGTCACGACTATCCCGTCGTAGCAGGAATTCCCGATCTCCGGATCGCCCCCGACCCATGGATCGATTTCGCCGACGATCGCGCCAAAGGGGTGTCGGTCGATTCGCGCGCCGCTCCCGGATTCGAGGCGGCCGTGCGAGAGTACTGGCGCCAGACTCCGGCCACCACAGCGGCGGATGCCGAACGGCATATCGATCACGTGCTGGGTGCGGCGAAGCGCTCTCGCCAGTGGCTCTCCGCGCTGCATCACGAGCCCGCGGCCGGCGAGGTCTGGCTCGACCTCGGCTGTGGCACGGCCGACCTCGCCTGTGCAGCGCCGGCCCAGGTCAGCGTGGTCGGACTCGACATCGCATTTCGATGGCTCGTCGTTGCCCGACGTCGCCTAGCCGAAGCGGGACGCACCGATCCACTCGTCTGTGGCAACGCCGAAGCCCTTCCGTACCCGGCGCAGAGTTTCGATCGCGTCATCGCGCTCGGCTTGCTCGAACATTGCGCCGACCTCGACCCGATCTTCAGTGAAGTGGCTCGCGTCCTCAAGCCGGGCGGCCGATTCCACGCGCGCGCGAGCAATCGATTTACGCTCCTGCGTGAGCCACACGTCGGAGTATGGGGCGTGGGATTCGTCCCTCGAGCGCTCGCGGATGGCTACGTGCGTGCGCTGGGCGGCAGTGGCTACCAGCATCATTCGCCTCACAGCGCTGCGGCGATCTCCGCGGCGATGCAGCGTGCCGGGTTGCGTGACATCGCCGTCACTGCAGCACAGATGCTCGGGGCGGAGGCGCATCGTCTTCCCCGGTGGCTCGCGCCCGTGGTGCCGCTCTACGACGCCGCCCGATCGAGGCCGATCGCCCGATCGCTGACCCGCCTGGTTGCGCCAATGCTGGAAGCCGAAGGAGTTGCCCCGTGA
- a CDS encoding glycosyltransferase, with product MLRIGVDATCWANGRGYGRFAREVVREMAAAAPQHQFHCYGDAAAFAAMPLQGANVQLIEVHQSASPVDAASADGSRAIGDLLRLSLAVQRDAPDVFFSPSVYTYFPLPPGLRAVVTVHDAIAERFPELTLPSRRARLFWRLKVGLALRQARLVLTVSDYAASEVARVHRVSPSRLRIAVEAPAASYAPADAAQVAEATIAVGLPAGVPWFTYVGGFSPHKHVDLILRALAALPEAHLLLIGRLDGDAFLTVREQLTVLAADLGLAGRVHWTGFLADATVAALHTGAVATLLPSASEGFGLPAVEAAACGAAVIATTESPLPQLLAGGGRFVVPGQIEPLANAMRELLHDLPARQAAGTAARAGAMALTWERTARATLAAIEEAAA from the coding sequence ATGCTTCGCATCGGCGTGGATGCCACCTGCTGGGCCAACGGACGCGGGTACGGCCGTTTCGCCCGGGAGGTCGTTCGCGAGATGGCAGCCGCCGCCCCGCAGCATCAGTTCCATTGCTATGGTGATGCTGCGGCCTTCGCCGCGATGCCCCTGCAGGGAGCCAACGTCCAGCTCATTGAAGTGCACCAGAGCGCGTCACCAGTGGACGCGGCTTCCGCCGACGGCAGTCGCGCGATTGGTGATCTGTTGCGACTTTCGCTCGCGGTGCAGCGCGACGCGCCGGATGTCTTTTTCTCGCCGTCCGTCTACACCTACTTCCCGCTGCCTCCCGGCCTGCGCGCGGTGGTGACGGTGCACGACGCAATCGCCGAACGATTTCCGGAGCTGACGCTGCCGTCGCGGCGCGCGCGCCTCTTCTGGCGCCTGAAGGTGGGGCTCGCCCTCCGGCAGGCGCGGCTGGTGCTCACCGTCTCCGATTATGCCGCGAGCGAAGTCGCGCGGGTGCACCGGGTGTCCCCGAGTCGGTTGCGGATCGCGGTCGAGGCGCCGGCCGCGTCGTACGCGCCAGCCGACGCCGCCCAGGTCGCGGAGGCCACCATTGCGGTGGGCCTTCCGGCCGGTGTGCCGTGGTTCACCTATGTCGGCGGCTTCTCGCCGCACAAGCACGTCGATCTCATCCTGCGGGCCCTCGCCGCGCTGCCCGAGGCGCACCTGCTGCTCATCGGTCGCCTCGACGGTGATGCTTTCCTCACGGTGCGGGAGCAGCTCACCGTGCTCGCCGCGGATCTCGGCCTGGCGGGGCGGGTGCACTGGACCGGATTCCTCGCCGATGCCACAGTCGCGGCGCTGCACACTGGCGCCGTTGCAACGCTGCTGCCGTCGGCCTCCGAGGGGTTCGGCCTCCCGGCAGTCGAGGCGGCGGCGTGTGGAGCAGCGGTGATCGCCACCACCGAGAGTCCGTTGCCCCAACTCCTCGCCGGCGGCGGCCGCTTTGTTGTACCGGGACAGATCGAGCCGCTGGCGAATGCGATGCGCGAGCTGCTGCACGACCTGCCGGCACGCCAGGCAGCCGGAACGGCAGCGCGGGCTGGTGCGATGGCGCTGACCTGGGAACGCACCGCCCGCGCGACGCTCGCGGCCATCGAGGAAGCGGCAGCGTGA
- a CDS encoding glycosyltransferase family 2 protein, with protein sequence MSTTPRFSVIMPAHQAEALLPDTLGALLASTLPRSEWELIVVDDASPDSTSAVAASLADHVITLAGKPLGPGGARNAALATARGAWLIFIDSDVRVHPDTLQRIADAVARDPGLVALFGSYDRQPDARGVLSEYRNLLHRYVHLRGAGEAETFWAGCGAVRRDAFEAIGGFDTVRFPRPQIEDIELGYRLRDRGGRILLDPDIQGTHLKRWRLGAMLRTDFRDRGLPWMRLLLERRGHTAPTLNTGRAEQFRVACAGVGLAALVAALVLRNGVLGIIGVLLFGALTIANLDTYRWFAAERGVGFAVLVVPLHLAYYVSNALAAALGIAQYIIAPTRSVSRAA encoded by the coding sequence ATGAGCACAACGCCACGTTTCTCGGTCATCATGCCGGCGCATCAGGCCGAAGCCCTCCTCCCCGACACGCTCGGAGCCTTGCTCGCGAGCACGTTGCCGCGGTCGGAGTGGGAGCTGATCGTCGTCGACGACGCGAGCCCTGACAGCACCAGCGCCGTCGCCGCGTCGCTGGCCGATCACGTCATCACGCTCGCCGGCAAGCCCCTTGGCCCCGGTGGGGCGCGCAACGCAGCGCTGGCAACGGCGCGTGGTGCCTGGCTCATCTTCATCGACTCCGATGTGCGCGTGCACCCCGACACCTTGCAGCGAATTGCCGATGCGGTGGCGCGCGACCCCGGACTCGTGGCGCTCTTCGGCAGCTATGATCGCCAGCCGGACGCGCGCGGCGTGCTGAGTGAATACCGCAACCTGCTCCATCGTTATGTCCATCTCCGCGGTGCCGGCGAGGCCGAAACCTTCTGGGCGGGCTGCGGCGCGGTACGGCGCGATGCCTTCGAAGCGATCGGCGGCTTCGACACGGTGCGCTTTCCGCGACCGCAGATCGAGGACATCGAACTCGGCTACCGACTGCGCGACCGCGGCGGGCGGATCCTGCTCGATCCCGACATTCAGGGCACCCATCTCAAGCGCTGGCGTCTCGGCGCGATGCTGCGGACCGATTTTCGTGATCGCGGCCTGCCGTGGATGCGCCTGCTGCTGGAGCGACGCGGGCACACTGCGCCCACGCTCAATACCGGGCGCGCTGAGCAATTTCGAGTGGCCTGCGCCGGGGTGGGGCTGGCAGCACTCGTCGCGGCCCTGGTGCTGCGCAACGGCGTGCTGGGCATCATCGGCGTGCTGCTCTTCGGGGCGCTCACCATCGCCAACCTCGACACCTACCGCTGGTTTGCCGCCGAGCGAGGAGTGGGCTTTGCCGTGCTGGTGGTGCCGCTCCATCTCGCGTACTACGTAAGCAACGCGTTGGCCGCAGCCCTCGGCATCGCCCAGTACATCATCGCGCCGACGCGATCGGTGTCGAGGGCCGCGTGA
- a CDS encoding FkbM family methyltransferase, whose protein sequence is MGVIAKARRMWRYGTQSRARFGVVEGTRVASSLADAEYRRPAGEVVPVRIPGWQVPVLLRARSSDIEVFRQLFIGGDLEFALAGTPARIVDGGANIGLASLIFAARWPDAQIVGVELEPANFALARRNCAHRPNIDLRNGALWGSSGSVAVVNPDADAHSFRAEMSAGATDIRAYRVGELLDTLGWDTVDLVKLDIEGAERVVLGDADAWLPRVHHLLVELHDRFEPGCTDAFEAAVKRDEWQVQRQGEYLLASRRRG, encoded by the coding sequence GTGGGAGTCATCGCCAAGGCACGCCGGATGTGGCGCTACGGGACGCAATCGCGCGCCCGCTTCGGCGTCGTCGAAGGGACTCGGGTCGCCTCGTCGCTCGCAGATGCCGAGTATCGACGCCCGGCGGGCGAAGTCGTGCCGGTGCGAATCCCGGGATGGCAGGTGCCGGTGCTGCTTCGTGCGCGTTCGAGCGATATCGAAGTGTTCCGTCAGCTCTTCATCGGTGGGGACCTCGAATTTGCGCTGGCGGGCACGCCCGCACGGATCGTCGACGGTGGCGCCAATATCGGGCTCGCGTCGCTCATCTTTGCCGCGCGCTGGCCGGACGCGCAAATCGTCGGGGTCGAGCTCGAGCCCGCCAACTTCGCCCTGGCCCGGCGGAATTGCGCGCATCGACCGAACATCGATCTGCGGAACGGCGCGCTCTGGGGGAGCTCGGGGTCGGTCGCGGTGGTGAATCCCGATGCCGATGCCCATTCGTTCCGTGCCGAGATGTCGGCTGGCGCAACCGACATTCGCGCGTATCGCGTCGGTGAATTGCTCGACACGCTCGGCTGGGACACGGTCGATCTGGTGAAGCTCGACATCGAAGGCGCCGAGCGCGTGGTACTCGGTGATGCCGACGCGTGGCTGCCGCGGGTCCACCACCTGCTGGTGGAGCTGCACGACCGCTTCGAACCAGGGTGTACCGACGCGTTCGAGGCCGCGGTGAAGCGCGACGAATGGCAAGTGCAACGCCAGGGGGAATATCTTCTGGCCTCACGGAGACGCGGATGA
- a CDS encoding aminotransferase class V-fold PLP-dependent enzyme, whose amino-acid sequence MSEQLDELRRIEFGALNDGGIFLNSASIGPLPARSVAVLGAANRDRARPAMWPVERLNAILSESRYLGARLVNAHESEIALMPNTTTGLNVAAHALPLGDGDVVLTFDGEFPSNIYPWLTLAHKGVTLEKIPRTAEGWPDEARLHERLFDPKVKAVVVSLTQFANGYTVDLAALSKATRARNIYLVVDAIQGVGHVPVDVQATPVDFLACGAQKWLLSPWGTGFLYVRKELCATLKPTFAGWAAFMGTDDYSRLTAYDPRPWPDARRFELITLPVQDFAAMNASVGLLLQVGIDAIAAHTRALQAPLIDWAARSGARVTSPQGARGSAILCLRPAGDVAKHYERLQANGVQCSLREGSIRLSPHLFNTIAEMARIEGLLAG is encoded by the coding sequence ATGAGCGAGCAGCTGGACGAGTTGCGGCGAATCGAGTTCGGCGCCCTCAACGATGGCGGCATCTTCCTCAACAGCGCGAGTATTGGTCCGTTGCCGGCGCGCAGCGTGGCGGTGCTCGGCGCTGCCAATCGTGATCGGGCCAGGCCCGCGATGTGGCCGGTCGAGCGACTCAACGCCATTCTCTCGGAGTCGCGCTACCTCGGCGCACGGCTCGTCAACGCGCACGAAAGTGAAATTGCGCTGATGCCCAACACCACCACGGGTTTGAACGTGGCGGCTCACGCGCTGCCGCTTGGTGATGGCGACGTCGTGCTCACCTTCGATGGCGAGTTTCCGAGCAATATCTACCCCTGGCTCACGCTCGCGCACAAAGGGGTGACGCTCGAGAAGATTCCCCGTACGGCAGAGGGGTGGCCCGACGAGGCGCGGCTGCACGAACGGCTCTTCGATCCGAAGGTCAAGGCCGTTGTGGTCTCGCTGACGCAGTTTGCCAATGGATACACCGTCGACCTCGCGGCGCTCTCGAAAGCCACGCGTGCCCGCAACATCTACCTGGTGGTCGATGCGATTCAGGGTGTGGGTCACGTGCCGGTCGACGTACAGGCCACCCCGGTGGATTTTCTTGCCTGTGGCGCGCAGAAATGGCTCCTCTCGCCGTGGGGCACCGGCTTCCTCTATGTGCGGAAGGAGCTCTGCGCCACGCTCAAACCGACCTTCGCGGGGTGGGCCGCGTTCATGGGCACCGATGACTACTCGCGCCTGACCGCTTACGACCCGCGCCCGTGGCCCGATGCCCGGCGCTTCGAGCTGATCACGTTGCCGGTGCAGGACTTCGCGGCGATGAATGCCTCGGTGGGATTGTTGCTGCAGGTCGGGATCGACGCCATTGCAGCGCATACGCGGGCGCTGCAGGCTCCGCTGATCGACTGGGCGGCCCGCAGCGGCGCCCGAGTGACCTCGCCACAGGGCGCGCGCGGCTCGGCGATTCTCTGCCTGCGCCCGGCAGGAGACGTGGCGAAGCACTACGAGCGCCTGCAGGCCAACGGCGTGCAATGCTCGTTGCGCGAGGGGTCGATCCGGTTGAGTCCGCATCTGTTCAACACGATCGCGGAGATGGCGCGGATTGAGGGGCTTCTCGCGGGGTAG